The proteins below are encoded in one region of Festucalex cinctus isolate MCC-2025b chromosome 2, RoL_Fcin_1.0, whole genome shotgun sequence:
- the LOC144013360 gene encoding dual specificity protein phosphatase 7-like, producing the protein MSNATASKSVEWLQVELDSGATSVLLLDCRAHELYESSHVEGAISVAIPGLMLRRFKKGNIPIRTIIPNHEDKENFARRCQTDTVLLYDESTVSWPDSGAPSSVLGLLLQKLWEDGCKAYYLEGGFVKFHTEYPEHCETLLDSSCPSSSPPLSFLGFGNLRISSDCSDGESDREPGSATESSEESPLPSNQPAFPVQILPYLYLGCAKDSTNLDVLGQYNIKYILNVTPNLPNMFEHDGRFRYKQIPISDHWSQNLSQFFPEAISFIDEARSKQCGILVHCLAGISRSVTVTVAYLMQRLNLSLNDAYDFVKRKKSNISPNFNFMGQLLDFERTLGLHSPCDNRSAGEGQLFFTTPTNHNVFRLDALDSA; encoded by the exons ATGTCTAATGCGACGGCGAGTAAGAGCGTGGAATGGCTGCAAGTGGAGTTGGACTCGGGCGCCACTTCTGTGCTCCTGCTCGACTGCCGCGCACACGAGCTGTACGAGTCGTCTCACGTCGAGGGCGCCATCAGCGTGGCCATCCCGGGCCTGATGCTCCGCAGGTTCAAGAAGGGCAACATCCCCATTCGGACCATCATTCCGAACCACGAGGACAAAGAGAATTTCGCGCGGCGGTGTCAAACGGACACGGTGCTCCTGTACGACGAGAGCACCGTCAGCTGGCCGGACAGCGGAGCCCCGTCGTCCGTTTTGGGCTTGCTTCTTCAAAAGCTGTGGGAGGATGGCTGCAAAGCGTATTACCTGGAAG GTGGCTTTGTAAAATTCCACACCGAGTACCCAGAACACTGTGAGACGCTCCTCGACAGCTCCTGTCCGAGCTCCTCTCCTCCGCTCTCCTTTCTGGGGTTTGGAAATTTGCGCATCAGCTCGGACTGTTCAGACGGGGAATCTGACCGAGAACCCGGCAGCGCCACCGAGTCGTCGGAGGAGAGCCCCCTCCCCAGCAATCAGCCTGCCTTCCCGGTCCAGATCCTTCCTTACCTTTACCTGGGCTGCGCCAAAGACTCGACCAACCTGGATGTGCTGGGCCAATACAACATCAAGTACATCCTGAACGTCACGCCCAATCTCCCcaacatgtttgaacatgacGGACGCTTCAGGTATAAACAGATCCCCATTTCGGACCACTGGAGTCAAAATCTGTCCCAGTTCTTCCCAGAGGCAATATCATTTATAG ACGAAGCTCGGTCCAAGCAGTGCGGCATCCTGGTGCACTGCCTGGCTGGCATCAGCCGCTCCGTCACCGTCACCGTGGCTTACCTGATGCAGAGACTCAACCTGTCGCTCAACGACGCCTACGACTTCGTCAAGAGGAAGAAGTCCAACATTTCCCCCAACTTTAACTTTATGGGTCAGCTGTTGGACTTTGAGCGGACGCTGGGGCTGCACAGCCCCTGCGACAACCGCTCCGCCGGCGAAGGGCAGCTCTTCTTCACCACGCCGACCAATCACAACGTCTTTCGGCTGGACGCACTGGATTCCGCGTGA
- the spo11 gene encoding meiotic recombination protein SPO11 isoform X2 — translation MADHHRGDEENSFDVLNSIENVILEIVTHLSKSEAPALVLPNRSSWDNVSFDSAIGLQMSSTSAVRMIRSDCPKTATTFSQILKILSVMYTLVQSNTYATKRDIYYNHPQLFGSQKIVDKIVDDVSCMLKVPRRSLHILATSKGLISGDLCYLEEDGTRIDCHSSSAPCTDIVSSAKFVLVVEKDATFQRLLHDDFCTKLSPCIMITGKGFPDVNSRLMVRKLWDVLHVPVFTLVDADPHGIEIMCVYKYGSVAMSFEAESLTIPSVMWLGLLPSDLERLQVPRNALIPLTKTDENKLDSLLKRSYVTDQAEWLKELMLMKKNRFKAEIQSLAAIGPDFLTNIYLPNKLRFGGWL, via the exons ATGGCTGACCACCATCGTGGAGATGAAGAAAATAGttt CGAtgttttgaacagcattgaaaatgtAATCCTGGAAATAGTGACTCATCTCTCGAAGTCCGAGGCACCAGCTCTTGTGCTGCCAAACAGATCCAGCTGGGACAATGTCAG TTTTGACAGTGCCATTGGGCTTCAGATGAGTTCAACAAGTGCTGTCAGGATGATCAGAAGCGACTGCCCAAAGACCGCTACTACATTTT CCCAGATTCTCAAGATTCTCTCTGTCATGTACACTCTCGTGCAGAGCAACACGTATGCCACAAAAAG AGACATCTATTACAACCATCCACAACTGTTTGGCTCCCAGAAAATAGTCGACAAAATAGTGGATGATGTGTCCTGCATGCTGAAGGTTCCTCGAAGATCTCTACACATT TTGGCCACGTCCAAAGGTTTAATCTCGGGTGATCTTTGCTATCTGGAAGAGGATGGTACAAGGATTGACTGCCACTCAAGCTCTGCT CCATGCACAGATATTGTTTCGTCCGCCAAGTTCGTCCTGGTGGTTGAGAAGGACGCGACGTTCCAGAGACTTCTTCACGATGACTTCTGCACAAAGCTTTCTCCGTGCATCATGATCACA ggtAAAGGCTTTCCAGATGTGAACAGCAGGTTGATGGTGAGAAAGCTCTGGGACGTGCTCCATGTCCCCGTCTTCACTCTGGTGGATGCGGACCCGCATG GCATTGAGATCATGTGTGTCTACAAGTATGGATCAGTG gcCATGTCATTTGAAGCGGAAAGCCTGACCATCCCCAGTGTCATGTGGTTAGGCCTCCTCCCCTCGGACCTCGAGAG GTTACAGGTTCCCAGGAATGCTCTGATCCCGCTTACCAAGACTGATGAAAACAAACTTGACAGCCTCCTTAAAAGGTCCTATGTAACAGACCAAGCCGAATGGCTTAAAgag ctgaTGCTGATGAAGAAGAATAGATTCAAAGCTGAAATTCAGTCGCTGGCAGCCATCGGTCCAGATTTCCTCACCAACATCTACCTGCCGAACAAACTGCGCTTTGGGGGCTGGTTATGA
- the spo11 gene encoding meiotic recombination protein SPO11 isoform X1, which translates to MADHHRGDEENSFDVLNSIENVILEIVTHLSKSEAPALVLPNRSSWDNVSFDSAIGLQMSSTSAVRMIRSDCPKTATTFSQILKILSVMYTLVQSNTYATKRDIYYNHPQLFGSQKIVDKIVDDVSCMLKVPRRSLHILATSKGLISGDLCYLEEDGTRIDCHSSSAAVAVSSNVAGIRNIVSSAKFVLVVEKDATFQRLLHDDFCTKLSPCIMITGKGFPDVNSRLMVRKLWDVLHVPVFTLVDADPHGIEIMCVYKYGSVAMSFEAESLTIPSVMWLGLLPSDLERLQVPRNALIPLTKTDENKLDSLLKRSYVTDQAEWLKELMLMKKNRFKAEIQSLAAIGPDFLTNIYLPNKLRFGGWL; encoded by the exons ATGGCTGACCACCATCGTGGAGATGAAGAAAATAGttt CGAtgttttgaacagcattgaaaatgtAATCCTGGAAATAGTGACTCATCTCTCGAAGTCCGAGGCACCAGCTCTTGTGCTGCCAAACAGATCCAGCTGGGACAATGTCAG TTTTGACAGTGCCATTGGGCTTCAGATGAGTTCAACAAGTGCTGTCAGGATGATCAGAAGCGACTGCCCAAAGACCGCTACTACATTTT CCCAGATTCTCAAGATTCTCTCTGTCATGTACACTCTCGTGCAGAGCAACACGTATGCCACAAAAAG AGACATCTATTACAACCATCCACAACTGTTTGGCTCCCAGAAAATAGTCGACAAAATAGTGGATGATGTGTCCTGCATGCTGAAGGTTCCTCGAAGATCTCTACACATT TTGGCCACGTCCAAAGGTTTAATCTCGGGTGATCTTTGCTATCTGGAAGAGGATGGTACAAGGATTGACTGCCACTCAAGCTCTGCT GCTGTTGCGGTCTCATCAAACGTTGCAGGCATCCGAA ATATTGTTTCGTCCGCCAAGTTCGTCCTGGTGGTTGAGAAGGACGCGACGTTCCAGAGACTTCTTCACGATGACTTCTGCACAAAGCTTTCTCCGTGCATCATGATCACA ggtAAAGGCTTTCCAGATGTGAACAGCAGGTTGATGGTGAGAAAGCTCTGGGACGTGCTCCATGTCCCCGTCTTCACTCTGGTGGATGCGGACCCGCATG GCATTGAGATCATGTGTGTCTACAAGTATGGATCAGTG gcCATGTCATTTGAAGCGGAAAGCCTGACCATCCCCAGTGTCATGTGGTTAGGCCTCCTCCCCTCGGACCTCGAGAG GTTACAGGTTCCCAGGAATGCTCTGATCCCGCTTACCAAGACTGATGAAAACAAACTTGACAGCCTCCTTAAAAGGTCCTATGTAACAGACCAAGCCGAATGGCTTAAAgag ctgaTGCTGATGAAGAAGAATAGATTCAAAGCTGAAATTCAGTCGCTGGCAGCCATCGGTCCAGATTTCCTCACCAACATCTACCTGCCGAACAAACTGCGCTTTGGGGGCTGGTTATGA
- the spo11 gene encoding meiotic recombination protein SPO11 isoform X3, which translates to MSSTSAVRMIRSDCPKTATTFSQILKILSVMYTLVQSNTYATKRDIYYNHPQLFGSQKIVDKIVDDVSCMLKVPRRSLHILATSKGLISGDLCYLEEDGTRIDCHSSSAAVAVSSNVAGIRNIVSSAKFVLVVEKDATFQRLLHDDFCTKLSPCIMITGKGFPDVNSRLMVRKLWDVLHVPVFTLVDADPHGIEIMCVYKYGSVAMSFEAESLTIPSVMWLGLLPSDLERLQVPRNALIPLTKTDENKLDSLLKRSYVTDQAEWLKELMLMKKNRFKAEIQSLAAIGPDFLTNIYLPNKLRFGGWL; encoded by the exons ATGAGTTCAACAAGTGCTGTCAGGATGATCAGAAGCGACTGCCCAAAGACCGCTACTACATTTT CCCAGATTCTCAAGATTCTCTCTGTCATGTACACTCTCGTGCAGAGCAACACGTATGCCACAAAAAG AGACATCTATTACAACCATCCACAACTGTTTGGCTCCCAGAAAATAGTCGACAAAATAGTGGATGATGTGTCCTGCATGCTGAAGGTTCCTCGAAGATCTCTACACATT TTGGCCACGTCCAAAGGTTTAATCTCGGGTGATCTTTGCTATCTGGAAGAGGATGGTACAAGGATTGACTGCCACTCAAGCTCTGCT GCTGTTGCGGTCTCATCAAACGTTGCAGGCATCCGAA ATATTGTTTCGTCCGCCAAGTTCGTCCTGGTGGTTGAGAAGGACGCGACGTTCCAGAGACTTCTTCACGATGACTTCTGCACAAAGCTTTCTCCGTGCATCATGATCACA ggtAAAGGCTTTCCAGATGTGAACAGCAGGTTGATGGTGAGAAAGCTCTGGGACGTGCTCCATGTCCCCGTCTTCACTCTGGTGGATGCGGACCCGCATG GCATTGAGATCATGTGTGTCTACAAGTATGGATCAGTG gcCATGTCATTTGAAGCGGAAAGCCTGACCATCCCCAGTGTCATGTGGTTAGGCCTCCTCCCCTCGGACCTCGAGAG GTTACAGGTTCCCAGGAATGCTCTGATCCCGCTTACCAAGACTGATGAAAACAAACTTGACAGCCTCCTTAAAAGGTCCTATGTAACAGACCAAGCCGAATGGCTTAAAgag ctgaTGCTGATGAAGAAGAATAGATTCAAAGCTGAAATTCAGTCGCTGGCAGCCATCGGTCCAGATTTCCTCACCAACATCTACCTGCCGAACAAACTGCGCTTTGGGGGCTGGTTATGA